A genomic stretch from Candidatus Eisenbacteria bacterium includes:
- a CDS encoding DUF1957 domain-containing protein: protein MTRGYLCILLHAHLPYVRHPEFEDSLEERWLFEALTETYLPLLAMLEERAQRGARGRITISLSPTLLAMFEDPLLRKRYAFRLGRLLELAEREVARTRHDPRFHALAIHYRDRFRAGLSQFEERYRRDVISAFRALFDAGAVRLITCGATHGFLPLMSLGAPSWRAQIGAAVREFERHLGRRPEGIWLPECGYSPGVESVLAEFGIRFFVVDTHGILHACPRPLPGTYAPFRTEARVLALGRDADSSRQVWSATEGYPGDASYREYYRDQGFDLPMEEVREFLPSGGTRTHLGLKYYRITDRRSDHREPYEPGRARARAREHAAHFVRERSVQAQAVADGIGQPALLLAPYDAELMGHWWYEGPEWLGHVLDEAAGAASKIQAVDPMEAVGALPRATEGRLHPSSWGEGGYSAVWLDPSNDWIYRHLNHAAETMQSLARAGDRGDSLVRRALVQAGRELLLAQASDWAFIMRTGTLVPYAVRRTELHLSRFERLAGGLKANRIDPAELAELEELDPIFPGLDPGLFA, encoded by the coding sequence ATGACACGGGGTTACCTGTGCATTCTTCTTCACGCGCATCTCCCCTACGTGCGCCATCCGGAATTCGAGGACTCCCTGGAAGAGCGGTGGCTCTTCGAGGCGCTCACCGAAACCTATCTTCCGCTTCTCGCCATGCTCGAGGAGCGCGCGCAACGCGGGGCGCGCGGCCGAATCACGATTTCGCTCTCCCCGACGCTCCTCGCGATGTTCGAGGACCCGCTCCTTCGCAAGCGCTACGCCTTTCGCCTCGGCCGCCTTCTCGAGCTCGCGGAGCGGGAAGTCGCCCGGACCCGCCACGATCCTCGGTTTCATGCGCTCGCGATCCACTACCGGGATCGCTTCCGCGCCGGGCTGAGCCAGTTCGAGGAGCGATACCGGCGGGACGTCATCTCGGCGTTCCGCGCGCTCTTCGATGCAGGGGCCGTCCGGCTCATCACGTGCGGCGCGACCCACGGATTCCTGCCGCTCATGAGCCTCGGCGCGCCGTCGTGGCGCGCCCAGATCGGCGCGGCGGTGCGGGAATTCGAGCGCCATCTCGGGCGCCGGCCCGAAGGAATCTGGCTTCCCGAGTGCGGGTACTCGCCCGGCGTGGAATCGGTGCTCGCGGAGTTCGGGATCCGCTTCTTCGTCGTGGACACGCACGGGATCCTTCACGCCTGCCCGCGCCCGCTTCCCGGCACCTACGCTCCGTTTCGCACCGAGGCCCGTGTACTGGCGCTTGGGCGGGACGCCGATTCCTCCAGGCAGGTGTGGAGCGCGACCGAGGGTTATCCAGGGGATGCGTCCTACCGCGAGTACTATCGCGACCAGGGGTTCGACCTTCCGATGGAGGAGGTCCGCGAGTTCCTGCCCTCGGGCGGAACGCGGACGCACCTTGGTCTCAAGTATTACCGCATCACCGATCGACGGAGCGACCATCGCGAGCCTTACGAGCCGGGGCGCGCCAGGGCGCGCGCCCGCGAGCACGCGGCTCACTTCGTGCGCGAGCGCTCCGTCCAGGCCCAGGCGGTCGCGGACGGGATCGGACAGCCCGCGCTCCTCCTCGCGCCGTACGACGCGGAGCTGATGGGGCATTGGTGGTACGAGGGGCCCGAGTGGCTGGGGCACGTGCTGGACGAAGCGGCCGGAGCGGCTTCCAAGATCCAAGCGGTGGATCCGATGGAGGCGGTGGGAGCCCTTCCGCGCGCGACCGAGGGCCGGCTCCACCCCTCGAGCTGGGGAGAAGGAGGGTACTCGGCGGTATGGCTCGACCCTTCGAACGACTGGATCTACCGCCACCTGAACCATGCCGCCGAAACGATGCAGTCGTTGGCGCGGGCGGGGGATCGGGGGGATTCTCTGGTGAGGCGGGCGCTGGTCCAAGCGGGCCGGGAGCTCTTGCTCGCGCAGGCGAGCGACTGGGCCTTCATCATGCGGACCGGCACGTTGGTTCCCTACGCCGTTCGACGGACCGAGCTTCACCTGTCGCGGTTCGAGCGCCTCGCGGGCGGCCTCAAGGCGAATCGGATCGACCCGGCCGAACTGGCGGAGCTGGAAGAGCTTGATCCAATCTTCCCGGGGCTCGATCCAGGGCTTTTCGCTTGA
- a CDS encoding DUF4912 domain-containing protein has translation MSSFDRLAPAQPAVGGPPLSTLRGRRYGEDRLYLLVRDPRSVLAVWELTAGLHARAQGIARDHKSPLRYQIRIERREQERAPGAVLTSVELPDALGGERWYVKLPRAGGQCRALLGLALHDAFEVLLRSSWVPVPPDGPCAEEGEWSLTPEARAWLLERSRAEGGPGGGPSSAARYLAPPPPGKPRP, from the coding sequence ATGAGCTCCTTCGACCGTCTCGCTCCCGCACAGCCCGCGGTCGGGGGGCCGCCTCTCTCGACGCTCCGCGGCCGCCGTTACGGGGAGGACCGCCTCTACCTCCTCGTCCGTGATCCCCGCTCTGTCCTCGCGGTCTGGGAGCTGACCGCCGGGCTCCACGCCCGGGCGCAGGGAATCGCGCGGGACCACAAGAGCCCGCTGCGGTATCAAATTCGGATCGAACGCCGTGAGCAGGAGCGAGCGCCTGGCGCGGTCTTGACGAGCGTGGAGCTTCCCGATGCGCTGGGCGGAGAGCGCTGGTATGTGAAGCTGCCGCGGGCCGGCGGGCAATGCCGCGCTCTCTTGGGTCTCGCCCTCCACGATGCCTTCGAGGTGCTGCTTCGCTCCTCGTGGGTTCCGGTCCCCCCGGACGGCCCGTGCGCCGAAGAGGGGGAGTGGAGCTTGACGCCCGAGGCGCGGGCCTGGCTCCTCGAGCGCTCGCGCGCGGAGGGCGGTCCCGGCGGCGGTCCGAGCTCCGCCGCCCGCTATCTCGCGCCTCCGCCTCCCGGAAAGCCTCGTCCCTGA
- a CDS encoding phosphomannomutase/phosphoglucomutase, which yields MSPANPQIFREYDIRGVAERDLTDEVVRSIGAAFAQRMSDAGKKVIAVGRDVRLSSPRIRAALVEGLCDQGARVIDVGQVPTPALYFAILHLEADGGVMVTGSHNPIEYNGLKLSDGISSLHGLEIQDLRDRAHSAGVLPKRGTVEEVSVDEEYLRSLTSRISLQRPLRVVVDPGNGAASVLGPEFLRAVGCEVDAIFAEPDGRFPNHLPDPTVPSLMRSLQDRVQETGADLGIGFDGDADRIGAVDEKGRLLYGDQLLGLYAADVLASRPGAPIIFEVKCSQGLVEWVRLKGGEPVMWKAGHSLIKAKMRETKAPLGGEMSGHMFFADEFYGYDDALYAAGRLLRIVASGRARLSARVDELPQSRYVSTPELRLDCTDERKFGIVDAVREHFAARYDVIDVDGVRVQFGDGWGLIRASNTQPVLVARFEAKSKERLQAIAREVYDVLAAFPEVTVPALQV from the coding sequence GTGAGCCCAGCCAATCCGCAGATTTTCCGCGAGTACGATATCCGCGGGGTTGCCGAGCGCGACCTGACGGACGAAGTCGTCCGGTCCATCGGCGCCGCGTTCGCGCAGAGGATGAGCGACGCGGGCAAGAAGGTGATCGCAGTGGGTCGCGATGTGAGGCTCTCCTCGCCGCGAATCCGCGCCGCGCTGGTCGAGGGGCTGTGCGATCAGGGCGCGCGGGTGATCGATGTGGGACAGGTGCCCACGCCGGCGCTCTACTTTGCGATCCTCCACCTCGAGGCGGACGGCGGCGTGATGGTGACCGGCAGCCACAATCCGATCGAATACAACGGGCTCAAGCTCTCCGACGGGATTTCCTCGCTGCACGGCCTGGAGATTCAGGATCTGCGCGACCGAGCCCATTCCGCCGGCGTGCTTCCCAAGCGCGGAACGGTCGAAGAGGTCTCCGTGGATGAGGAATACCTTCGCAGCCTCACGTCCCGCATTTCGCTTCAGCGGCCGCTCCGGGTCGTCGTGGATCCGGGAAACGGCGCCGCGAGCGTCCTGGGGCCGGAGTTTCTCCGCGCGGTCGGATGCGAGGTCGACGCGATCTTCGCGGAGCCGGACGGCCGATTCCCAAATCATCTGCCCGACCCCACGGTGCCGTCGTTGATGCGCTCGTTACAAGATCGGGTCCAGGAGACCGGCGCCGATCTGGGGATCGGGTTCGACGGAGACGCGGATCGCATCGGCGCGGTGGACGAGAAGGGGCGGCTTCTCTACGGGGATCAGCTGCTCGGCCTGTACGCCGCGGACGTCCTCGCCTCACGGCCCGGGGCCCCGATCATCTTCGAGGTGAAATGCTCCCAGGGTCTCGTGGAGTGGGTGCGCCTGAAGGGGGGAGAGCCGGTGATGTGGAAGGCGGGGCACTCGCTCATCAAAGCGAAGATGCGCGAGACCAAAGCGCCTCTGGGGGGAGAGATGTCGGGGCACATGTTTTTCGCCGACGAGTTCTATGGGTACGACGACGCGCTCTACGCGGCGGGGAGGCTGCTCCGCATCGTGGCGTCGGGGCGGGCGCGGCTCTCCGCGCGAGTGGACGAGCTGCCGCAGTCGCGCTACGTATCGACGCCGGAGCTGCGCCTGGACTGTACGGACGAGCGCAAATTTGGTATTGTAGATGCGGTCCGCGAGCACTTCGCGGCCCGGTACGACGTCATCGACGTGGATGGGGTAAGGGTCCAGTTCGGTGACGGTTGGGGCCTGATCCGGGCATCGAACACGCAGCCCGTCCTCGTGGCGCGCTTCGAGGCAAAAAGCAAGGAGCGGCTTCAGGCGATCGCGCGCGAAGTGTATGACGTGCTCGCCGCGTTTCCCGAGGTGACGGTCCCCGCGCTTCAAGTCTGA
- a CDS encoding peptide chain release factor 2 (programmed frameshift) — protein sequence MDLLTTRKRLEDGRQILAELRSYLDVEQRERRAGELEAKMAAPEFWSDPEAAQKIVSELKALRRIYEPYRELEREVKDAEGLIALVEQEPDESLADELERQSKMLLPKIQALELQSLLSEESDAHGAIVTIHPGAGGTESQDWAQMLFRMYTRYLERKGFPSQVLDLQAGEEAGIKDATVEVDAPFGYGYLKAERGVHRLVRISPYDANHRRHTSFASVFVYPLAEGNGDLEVPEGELRIDTFRASGAGGQHVNKTESAVRITHVPTGIAVQCQNERSQHRNRDAAMKILKARLYSLKIEEDRKKREVLTGGKKDIAWGSQIRSYVFHPYTLVKDHRTDLEVRDVQRVMDGDLDPFIDAYLRLKEPK from the exons ATGGACTTGTTGACCACGCGAAAGAGGCTCGAAGACGGACGCCAAATCCTGGCGGAGCTCCGGAGCTATCTT GACGTCGAACAGCGCGAACGGCGTGCCGGGGAGCTCGAGGCCAAGATGGCCGCGCCTGAGTTCTGGAGCGACCCCGAGGCTGCCCAGAAAATCGTGTCCGAGCTCAAGGCACTGCGGCGCATCTACGAGCCCTACCGGGAGCTGGAGCGTGAGGTCAAGGATGCCGAAGGTCTGATCGCGCTCGTCGAGCAGGAACCGGACGAGTCGCTCGCCGACGAGCTCGAGCGCCAGTCGAAGATGCTTCTCCCCAAGATCCAAGCGCTCGAGCTGCAGAGCCTCCTCTCCGAGGAGAGCGACGCGCACGGCGCGATCGTGACCATTCACCCGGGCGCGGGGGGGACCGAGTCGCAGGATTGGGCCCAAATGCTCTTCCGTATGTACACCCGCTACCTGGAGCGGAAGGGATTTCCGTCCCAGGTGCTCGATCTCCAAGCCGGTGAAGAGGCGGGCATCAAGGACGCCACCGTCGAGGTGGACGCGCCTTTCGGCTACGGCTACCTCAAAGCGGAGCGCGGCGTCCATCGGCTGGTCCGGATCTCCCCCTACGACGCGAATCACCGCCGGCATACTTCCTTTGCCTCGGTGTTCGTCTATCCGCTGGCCGAGGGGAATGGCGACCTGGAAGTTCCCGAGGGCGAACTTCGCATCGACACGTTCCGCGCCAGCGGCGCCGGAGGTCAGCACGTCAACAAGACGGAGTCGGCTGTGCGAATCACGCACGTTCCGACCGGAATCGCCGTGCAGTGCCAGAACGAGCGCTCGCAGCACAGGAACCGCGACGCGGCGATGAAGATCCTCAAGGCGCGCCTCTACTCCCTCAAGATCGAGGAGGATCGGAAGAAGAGGGAAGTGCTCACGGGAGGCAAGAAGGACATCGCCTGGGGGAGCCAGATCCGCTCCTACGTCTTTCATCCCTATACGCTGGTCAAAGATCACCGCACCGACCTCGAGGTTCGCGACGTCCAGCGCGTCATGGACGGGGACTTGGATCCCTTCATCGACGCCTACCTGAGACTGAAGGAGCCCAAGTGA
- the coaE gene encoding dephospho-CoA kinase: MLRIGVTGLMASGKTDVARRFREMGARLVEGDALGWEVLREPAVRDRIRARFGPSVLAPDGSVDRRSLGRLVFRDEAALSGLNGAVQPVLERRVREALETAKGEGVLVLDAALLGVWGLEPELDGVVFVSAPVEIRVARLSGSKGFTKEEARERIEGQKLPPVRGARRLWHIENTGTRADLLKRADEIWGEIERLRTEPGSG; encoded by the coding sequence ATGCTCCGCATCGGGGTGACCGGTCTCATGGCCTCGGGTAAGACCGACGTCGCGAGGCGGTTTCGGGAGATGGGCGCGCGCCTGGTCGAGGGAGACGCGCTGGGCTGGGAGGTTCTCCGAGAGCCCGCGGTGCGCGACCGCATCCGAGCTCGATTCGGCCCGTCGGTTCTCGCGCCCGATGGAAGCGTGGACCGGCGCTCGCTGGGGCGGCTCGTTTTTCGCGACGAAGCCGCGCTGAGCGGCCTCAACGGCGCGGTGCAGCCCGTGCTGGAGCGCCGAGTCCGCGAGGCGCTGGAAACCGCGAAGGGAGAAGGCGTCCTCGTGCTGGACGCGGCGCTTCTCGGGGTATGGGGGCTCGAGCCGGAGCTGGACGGCGTCGTCTTTGTCTCCGCCCCCGTGGAGATCCGCGTGGCTCGGCTCTCCGGCTCGAAGGGCTTTACGAAGGAGGAGGCCCGGGAGCGGATCGAGGGACAGAAGCTTCCTCCCGTGCGCGGCGCGAGAAGACTGTGGCATATCGAGAATACGGGCACCCGGGCGGACCTCTTGAAGCGCGCGGACGAGATCTGGGGCGAAATCGAGCGGCTTCGAACGGAGCCCGGGAGCGGATAG
- the polA gene encoding DNA polymerase I — MASTAPGIDGGKQLLLVDGSALLYRSHFAFARNPLRNSKGEITSAAFAFLNTLIPLLDERRPDHVAVVFDTAAPTFRHREYAAYKAHRPPMPEDLAGQIPKIRELVRLLGVPIVEQEGVEADDLVGTLAVEAARAGAQVWILTGDKDFYQIVSDRIRLLSPRGRGESVETIDRAGVRARFGVDPEQMIDLLALMGDTSDNVPGVPGVGEKTAAQLIETHGSLDELYRSIDRVPRAGLREKIRANEGKARLSRKLVTIRTDLPLDLHWDELERAPSELPELVRVLEELGFRALQKRFAAELNATEPADSTEPAEPAELFPEYVSSPEPTPPAVSVKAPDRPPLGDYRVVRTPEALSSLACALADARDYVAFDTETTRLNPLEAELVGISVALEPGRAFYLPVGHEGGGNLDPARVREALRPFFADPSKKRVAQNAKFDWHVLHRFGIPVHDVALDTMLAAYLIDPDQPKNIDYLARTRLGVEKIPTQSLIGVGRDQITMAAVEIDRIAEYCCEDSDVCLRLTPLLLQELDRSGTLSLCRDVEMPLVGVLVRMERAGVKIDVPILNAMSRDLGERCVKLEAEIQEAAGVPFNVNSPRQVAEILFERLQLPRGRRTKDGYSTDVEVLETLAALHPLPGLLLQHRQLQKLKSTYLDALPRLVNPETGRVHATFHQTVASTGRLSASDPSLQNIPIRSEEGRAIRRAFIAEGDRGMLASFDYSQIELRLMAHLSGDPVLAEAFRSGGDVHRTTAARLFGVAPEEVTSAQRAQAKIVNFGVLYGMGPARLARELDLSRALASAFIEEYRRTLSGVAHYLDEMLELARKRGYVETILKRRRPLSALAEDGARRAEAERAAVNAPIQGSAADLIKVAMVRIDALLRERPEMKSRLILQVHDELLFETNEEEFERLKTLVTDVMEHAIPLRVPLQVHVGRGKTWADAHA, encoded by the coding sequence ATGGCCTCTACGGCACCGGGAATCGACGGCGGTAAGCAGCTCCTCCTTGTCGACGGGTCGGCGCTCCTGTACCGGTCACACTTCGCCTTCGCCAGGAACCCGCTCCGGAACTCGAAGGGCGAGATCACGAGCGCGGCCTTCGCGTTTCTCAACACCCTGATTCCGCTTCTGGACGAGCGCCGTCCGGACCATGTCGCCGTGGTGTTCGACACCGCGGCCCCCACGTTCCGCCATCGTGAGTACGCCGCGTACAAGGCCCACCGGCCCCCGATGCCTGAAGACCTTGCGGGGCAGATCCCGAAGATCCGAGAGCTCGTGCGACTCTTGGGCGTGCCGATCGTGGAGCAGGAGGGGGTGGAGGCCGACGACCTGGTTGGAACGCTTGCGGTCGAGGCGGCGAGGGCCGGCGCCCAAGTATGGATTCTCACCGGGGACAAGGATTTCTATCAGATCGTGTCGGACCGCATCCGGCTCCTCAGCCCGCGCGGCCGCGGCGAATCGGTCGAGACGATCGACCGGGCGGGTGTGCGCGCCCGCTTCGGAGTGGATCCGGAGCAGATGATCGACCTGCTGGCCCTCATGGGGGACACGTCGGACAACGTCCCGGGCGTGCCCGGGGTCGGTGAGAAGACCGCGGCGCAGCTCATCGAGACCCACGGCTCCCTGGATGAGCTATACCGTTCGATCGACCGCGTCCCCCGCGCCGGACTGCGCGAAAAGATCCGCGCCAACGAAGGGAAGGCGCGGCTTTCCCGGAAGCTCGTCACGATCCGGACGGACCTTCCGCTGGATCTCCACTGGGACGAGCTCGAGCGTGCGCCGTCCGAGCTCCCGGAGCTGGTGCGCGTGCTCGAGGAGCTGGGGTTTCGCGCGCTCCAGAAACGATTCGCCGCGGAGCTGAACGCAACCGAGCCGGCCGACTCGACGGAGCCGGCGGAGCCGGCCGAGCTGTTCCCGGAGTACGTGTCTTCTCCGGAGCCGACGCCGCCGGCCGTTTCGGTCAAGGCGCCCGACCGTCCGCCGCTCGGGGACTACCGCGTGGTACGCACGCCCGAGGCGCTCTCCTCGCTCGCTTGCGCGCTCGCCGACGCCCGGGACTACGTCGCGTTCGACACCGAGACCACGAGACTGAATCCGCTCGAAGCCGAACTCGTGGGAATCTCCGTCGCGCTCGAGCCCGGCCGCGCGTTTTACCTCCCGGTCGGCCACGAGGGAGGCGGAAATCTCGACCCTGCCCGGGTCCGGGAGGCGCTCCGGCCGTTTTTCGCGGATCCATCGAAGAAGCGGGTCGCGCAGAACGCGAAGTTCGACTGGCACGTGCTCCACCGTTTCGGCATCCCGGTGCATGATGTCGCGCTCGACACGATGCTCGCCGCCTATCTCATCGACCCCGACCAGCCGAAGAACATCGATTACCTCGCGCGGACTCGTCTCGGAGTGGAGAAGATCCCGACCCAATCCTTGATTGGAGTGGGGCGAGACCAGATCACGATGGCCGCGGTGGAGATCGATCGCATCGCGGAATACTGCTGCGAGGATTCGGACGTTTGCCTGAGGCTGACCCCGCTTCTCCTGCAAGAGCTGGATCGTTCGGGCACCCTGTCGCTCTGCCGCGACGTGGAGATGCCGCTCGTGGGGGTGCTGGTGCGGATGGAACGCGCGGGCGTGAAGATCGACGTCCCGATCTTGAACGCGATGTCCCGGGACCTGGGCGAGCGGTGCGTGAAGCTCGAAGCCGAGATTCAGGAGGCGGCGGGGGTTCCGTTCAACGTGAACTCACCGCGCCAAGTCGCGGAAATTCTGTTCGAGCGTCTCCAGCTTCCGAGGGGGCGGCGCACGAAGGACGGCTACTCCACCGATGTCGAGGTGCTGGAGACCCTGGCCGCTCTCCATCCCCTGCCGGGCCTCCTGCTTCAGCACCGGCAACTCCAAAAACTCAAGAGCACCTACCTCGACGCGCTCCCCAGGCTCGTGAACCCCGAAACCGGACGCGTTCACGCGACGTTCCATCAGACGGTCGCATCGACCGGACGGCTGAGCGCGAGCGATCCCAGCCTCCAGAACATTCCCATCCGCTCCGAGGAGGGGCGCGCGATCCGACGTGCGTTCATCGCCGAAGGGGATCGCGGGATGCTCGCGTCCTTCGACTATTCCCAGATCGAGCTTCGGCTCATGGCGCATCTTTCGGGAGACCCGGTTCTCGCGGAGGCGTTCCGCTCGGGCGGCGACGTGCATCGCACGACCGCGGCCCGGCTCTTCGGAGTGGCGCCGGAGGAGGTCACATCGGCCCAGCGCGCCCAGGCGAAGATCGTGAACTTCGGCGTGCTCTACGGTATGGGCCCGGCGCGGCTCGCACGCGAGCTCGACCTCTCGCGCGCCCTGGCGTCGGCGTTCATCGAGGAGTATCGGCGCACTCTGTCGGGTGTGGCCCACTATCTGGACGAGATGCTCGAGCTCGCCCGGAAGAGGGGCTACGTCGAGACCATCTTGAAGAGGCGCCGTCCGCTCTCGGCGCTCGCCGAGGACGGCGCCCGACGGGCGGAGGCCGAGCGCGCGGCCGTCAACGCCCCGATCCAGGGTTCCGCGGCGGATCTCATCAAGGTCGCCATGGTCCGAATCGACGCGCTGCTGCGCGAGCGACCCGAGATGAAGTCCCGGCTCATCCTCCAAGTGCACGACGAGCTTCTCTTCGAGACGAACGAAGAGGAATTCGAGCGGTTGAAGACTCTCGTCACGGACGTCATGGAGCACGCGATCCCACTCCGCGTTCCGCTCCAGGTTCATGTCGGTCGCGGAAAGACTTGGGCCGACGCGCACGCGTGA
- the nadD gene encoding nicotinate (nicotinamide) nucleotide adenylyltransferase produces MSRVGVFGGTFDPVHNGHLIMAQEAVVRLKLDRLLFVAANRPSHKRAPGLADVEHRIAMLRLAVRGNRRFEVSRIEADRGGFSYTVSTLERLTRSTRGDLFFVMGQDSLEEFSRWREPERILELARLVVVPRGDRDMPSLPPSIRRRVVYVKPPRIGICSTEIRRRLKRGLPVRYWTPDLVLHYMARHGLYGTGNRRR; encoded by the coding sequence ATGAGTCGCGTCGGCGTCTTCGGCGGCACCTTCGACCCGGTCCACAACGGGCACCTCATCATGGCGCAGGAGGCGGTGGTGCGCTTGAAGCTCGACCGGCTCCTTTTCGTGGCGGCGAACCGGCCGTCGCACAAACGCGCACCGGGTCTCGCGGACGTCGAGCATCGGATCGCGATGCTCCGCCTCGCCGTCCGCGGAAACCGCCGCTTCGAGGTTTCCCGGATCGAGGCGGATCGCGGCGGGTTCTCCTACACGGTGAGCACGCTGGAGAGGCTCACACGCTCCACGCGGGGCGATCTTTTCTTCGTGATGGGGCAGGACAGCCTCGAGGAGTTCTCCCGGTGGCGGGAGCCCGAGCGAATCCTCGAGCTGGCGCGCCTCGTGGTCGTCCCTCGGGGGGATCGCGACATGCCCTCGCTTCCGCCTTCGATTCGGAGGCGGGTCGTCTATGTGAAGCCTCCTCGAATTGGTATCTGTTCCACGGAGATCCGGCGCCGGTTGAAACGCGGCCTTCCGGTTCGCTACTGGACGCCCGACCTCGTTCTTCACTACATGGCCCGCCATGGCCTCTACGGCACCGGGAATCGACGGCGGTAA
- the bamD gene encoding outer membrane protein assembly factor BamD has product MKGRIALILVVCAAWGCGGSLKEQRREGVANFDAAKASFDRGNYLDAIPDFKAFIEQFPGTDRTDDALYYLGESYIHEKDYALASAQFDRLLRDFPTSPFQADALFELARCDDLQSRPAPLDQTETERALTRYNQFADQYPSHARITEARARIQALRDRLAEKRLRTARLYFKLRQDAAAAIYLRRLLSDYPDSKWTAEASLLLAKVLARQGKKVEAVQTLKKLIASGPDGELRRKADEALRSLQASEAPR; this is encoded by the coding sequence ATGAAGGGGCGGATTGCGCTCATCCTCGTCGTCTGCGCGGCGTGGGGCTGCGGCGGCTCCCTCAAGGAGCAGCGGCGCGAAGGGGTCGCCAATTTCGACGCGGCCAAGGCGTCGTTCGACCGCGGCAACTACCTGGACGCGATCCCGGATTTCAAGGCCTTCATCGAGCAATTCCCGGGGACCGATCGAACCGACGACGCGCTCTACTACCTGGGGGAGAGCTACATCCACGAAAAGGATTACGCGCTCGCGTCCGCGCAGTTCGATCGGCTTCTTCGCGATTTCCCGACCTCTCCCTTCCAAGCCGACGCGCTCTTCGAGCTGGCCCGATGCGATGATCTGCAGAGCCGTCCCGCCCCGCTCGATCAGACCGAGACCGAACGTGCGTTGACCCGGTACAACCAGTTCGCCGACCAGTATCCCAGCCACGCCCGAATCACGGAGGCTCGCGCGCGGATCCAAGCGCTCCGCGATCGGCTCGCGGAAAAACGCCTCCGGACCGCCCGGCTCTATTTCAAGCTGCGACAGGACGCGGCCGCGGCGATCTATCTCCGGCGCCTGCTCTCGGACTATCCCGACTCGAAGTGGACCGCGGAGGCTTCGCTGCTGCTCGCCAAGGTGCTTGCCAGGCAGGGGAAGAAGGTCGAGGCGGTCCAGACGTTGAAGAAGCTCATCGCCTCGGGCCCGGACGGGGAATTGCGCCGGAAAGCGGACGAGGCTCTGCGCTCCCTCCAGGCGTCCGAGGCGCCCCGATGA
- a CDS encoding tetratricopeptide repeat protein, with translation MSIAAKRHMLLGRDYFERGFYQDAIRELLEAVKLNPSFPDLHNQLGLALSMNGDRREAAEEFRRALELNPNYVEARLNLAIVFNEMGQYDDALREFNVERVRDHEQENLSPEVRSYLAESHMMLGDTYRNVGVLVDASQEYRKALKLSPQYLDIKNKLGATYCEMGLLQDAEAELEDALAQNPRYISARVTLGVVLLRSGRKMRAREEWEKCLVLDPDDIRARAYLEMLEREASSEGSRAR, from the coding sequence ATGAGCATCGCGGCCAAACGGCACATGCTGCTCGGCAGGGACTATTTCGAACGCGGATTCTATCAGGACGCGATCCGCGAGCTTCTCGAGGCGGTGAAGCTCAATCCGAGTTTTCCCGATCTCCACAATCAACTCGGCCTCGCGCTCAGCATGAACGGGGACCGGAGGGAAGCCGCCGAGGAGTTTCGCAGGGCGCTCGAGCTCAACCCCAATTACGTGGAGGCGCGGCTCAACCTGGCCATTGTGTTCAACGAGATGGGCCAATACGACGACGCGCTGCGCGAGTTCAACGTGGAACGCGTCCGCGACCACGAGCAGGAAAATCTCTCGCCCGAGGTGCGCTCGTATTTGGCCGAGTCGCACATGATGCTCGGCGACACCTACCGCAACGTCGGCGTGCTCGTGGACGCCTCTCAGGAATACCGCAAGGCGCTCAAGCTCTCGCCCCAGTATCTGGACATCAAGAACAAGCTCGGCGCCACCTATTGTGAGATGGGACTCCTTCAGGACGCCGAAGCGGAGCTGGAGGATGCCCTCGCGCAGAACCCTCGCTACATCTCCGCTCGCGTGACGCTGGGGGTCGTGCTCTTGCGATCCGGGCGAAAAATGCGTGCTCGTGAGGAGTGGGAGAAGTGTCTCGTGCTCGATCCGGACGATATTCGGGCGCGGGCCTACCTGGAAATGCTCGAGCGTGAAGCCTCCTCCGAGGGATCGCGCGCCCGATGA